CCGGCGCGCCCTTGTCGAGGAGCTCGCGGCACTGCTGCGTGGCGTGTTCGACACCCTTGGCGAGTACGGCCTCGGCGTCGTCCTTGATAGTTTCGAGTTCGCCCAGCAGCTTGTCTGGAATCGTGGCGCCGCACATGCTGGTGAAGCGCTTGATCTGGTCGACGTTCAGGATCGGCATGA
Above is a genomic segment from Chrysiogenia bacterium containing:
- a CDS encoding methylenetetrahydrofolate reductase — translated: MPILNVDQIKRFTSMCGATIPDKLLGELETIKDDAEAVLAKGVEHATQQCRELLDKGAPGIHFYTLNRSDATRRILQTLYDEGYGK